One Bufo gargarizans isolate SCDJY-AF-19 chromosome 3, ASM1485885v1, whole genome shotgun sequence DNA segment encodes these proteins:
- the LOC122931103 gene encoding cbp/p300-interacting transactivator 3-like, translating into MADPMMMSVMQNGHPNYRMNVNGMQPQPHPHPARSMPSVPMMQYGVAHPDGNMRVRMNVHQHMANPMMYPGQAQSYMGAQQLMATMHLQKLSTQYQGHPMMSNTGLVQGHPAYKMAPNHHQNMPTLNVTDADLIDEDVLTSLVLELGLDRIEELPELYLGHNEMDFILDFVGKQQVSTVTC; encoded by the coding sequence ATGGCAGACCCAATGATGATGTCAGTCATGCAAAACGGACATCCCAATTATAGGATGAATGTCAACGGTATGCAGCCTCAGCCACATCCTCATCCTGCTAGAAGCATGCCTTCAGTACCAATGATGCAATATGGAGTTGCTCATCCAGATGGAAATATGAGGGTACGGATGAATGTGCACCAGCATATGGCAAACCCTATGATGTACCCCGGACAAGCTCAATCTTATATGGGAGCTCAGCAACTAATGGCTACAATGCATCTTCAAAAACTCAGCACTCAGTACCAGGGACATCCAATGATGAGTAATACTGGACTTGTGCAGGGACACCCAGCTTACAAAATGGCACCAAATCACCATCAGAACATGCCTACTTTAAATGTGACAGACGCTGACCTCATTGATGAGGATGTATTAACATCTCTGGTGCTGGAATTAGGTTTGGACAGAATCGAAGAGTTACCTGAACTGTACTTGGGGCACAATGAGATGGATTTTATCCTGGACTTTGTCGGCAAGCAGCAGGTTAGCACAGTAACCTGCTGA